In the genome of Arachis stenosperma cultivar V10309 chromosome 6, arast.V10309.gnm1.PFL2, whole genome shotgun sequence, the window TAAATCACAATTATTGTTCTTTTAATTAGCTTGAGTGACTGATATTTCAATATACATATTCTTAATTTATTAAGTGCACGTACATATATGGAAATTGAATCCTTGCAAAGAACCGCTTACAGTTCAATTTGAAAAATGCATACCATAAGAAATTTGTAGTTGTGGCTATTTCAGGTACAAATGATCAGTGcatataaatttaatttctaCGATAATAATATTTGCAAATGAAAATTAAGCTGTATTGAACaaataaaatcatatttaatATCAGTCATCACAGAACTCAGCTCACTATGTTCCACCAACATCATTCACTCACTGTATGTATAGTAAATAAAGCTCATCATCTATAATACTAGTACAAATTATTTAATCTTTATATAGGTTTAACTCTGGCAATTGGTGAATTGCCTAAATTAtattggtgaaaaaatcaaattttcttGCTAATGGTTTATAAAATCAGCTCAAACCCAATTCcagttaaaaaatatatcacaaTTACCATTGAAGTACCTATCTTACCtcaaatgaattaaaaaaaaaacactttttAACCAAAGATTACAAATAAACCCATAGCATAAAGCTCTAAGGAAGAAACACCCTTTAACAATAAAACATGTATGAATAAAGACATGGTCTTTAAATATATGTTCCACTTGGTAAAGAACTACATACACCCAAAAAGGGTCAAACAGTAACAATTTCAAAAACAACAATAGCACCATTCACGTGTTCCTCATCAGCTTCTTTGGATTATcatcaaaattctaattttatgtttcttgaaAACTTACAAACTCCAACAGATTTCATCTAAAACCTCGTATAAATGTTAATCAGAAAATCAAACTTTTTTTGATTGGGTTTTATCTATTAAGAACAGACCCAAATTCAATTAgagatcaagaaaaaaaatttacctGTGATCAAACTTTCGAATAACAGGAAAAGATGCAACTACTACTCTTGACAACCACCCGTGATGCACCGAGGTTTTATTACCTGAGCAAAACCAACATAGAAGAAACACCCACTCAATTAAAATTCACCATTACCACTACACAGAAAACCACGTCCAATTCTGTTTTCAAAACATGCATAAGAAATCAGAAGAAACATCTACCATACCTGATAATTGGTGAGACGATCAGAAGATGTTGGGCTGGAGAACTGGAGGAACACCGGCAGAAGGTGCAGCTGCAACAGGAGGCTTCCGATGCGCCGGGTATACTTGCATGCAGCCGCAGAATTTTCGGAGGCGTGGAGGCGCGAGGTGGGTTGAGGCTTCCGCGCGGGGTTGCGGCAGCCGGAGAAGACAGGGAAGAGGGTTCCACGATTTTCCCGGTGGTGTGGCGCGTGTGAAgatgtttttgaaatttctGGTAAAACTGTGAAAGTAGGATTTTGATGAGAGTTATTCTGATTTGCTGTGGGTTAATTTTTGGGATGTTAGAGCCAATTGGACTTCGGATTCCAAGCCCAGTTACATTTGGCTGATTCTTGACTTATAGAGAATTGGTTTCCTAGtattattgtttatttatttatttatttacgaGAATATAAAttctcacttttattttgataaaaaaaattaaatttaatatattaacaGTATAAAATATTGTATACTTTTATTCAAtcacattatttttttaataactatttcataatcaatataaaatataattatttttattcacaCGATGTTATATAATTGCATATATACACGAATTAAAATTACTTTACACttctaaatatataaaaattaagttCTTTTCGTAATGTCACTAATCGCAAGCATATAATACCTATGACTATAAGAAATAGTTGATATATACAATTACTTGGAGATCGATAATCTCTAAAAACATACAAAATCCAAATATATATGTTGCTAAAATGTTCTACCTATATAGACTATACAATTATTttcattaaaagaaaaattaaaggaaTATAACCGATACAACAAGAGCTAGAACATAAAGAAcattaattagaaatttagaatcTAATTCAATTTCATAGTCCCCTATTGGATGATGTAAGTACGTATCAGAAAATAATCTTCTTCCATTGAAAATTATATACCATACTTGCAGAGATTATCAAATCCCATATATTCATGACTTttgaacttttcaatcataGTTAAGATGCCGACTCCACctattaagaaaaataatcaaCGAAAAATGCTTCAAACTTTTTGGTCATGCATGTAtatctaataataatttaaatcattttaaaatgtgaagataagaaaatcaaattattaAGAGAAAATTAATTACCTAGTGTAACTGCACTAATAAATATTGTAGATGCTAATATAAAGATGATGAGAGAGGCTCTTCCAAATATGTCAATAAGCCTTCTCACAATATGTTGTCCTACAACGGCTGCAATTGTAGCAACCAAAGTGAAGTATAAAGCTGCcacaaaaatccaaaaatgcAAAGCTAGGTTAACAGGAAATTATTAATTGTATCATAGATGTGCATAATTTGGCCAGAATGTAGTGATATTAGTTTTTCAACCATAAGTAATTACCCAAATCAATATCAAAAGTTTATTATtggatattttaattttataagttttaaatacataaaataatttttaatatttatttctaTTAGACAATacaattcttctttaatttgattcatttaattgaaattactgttttaaaaattttaaaattttttaaattattcaaaaattgttttataCTTCactcttaaaattaaattagaagaaaactgtattttaaaaatatttttatatattttaaaatttaaaaaattaaagtgtgTATATTATATATTCATGGCTGATTTAAGTAATGACCCTAAATATAAATATTGATGTAATAAAGGCCACAATTATTATAAGGTGACTATTTATATAAAGTTAATTATCTTTATGTAATAAGATAATCattgaaaattattaaataataatttagttaaatatattaaattatttatcaatcTAACTctattagataataatttaactaaatatattaaattatttattaaattttaactattatttttgttaaaaaattatgtgaatAGTCACCTCATAATAATATTGAAGCTGAAATCAAAATGATGAATCGCAATTAAAAACGCTAATGTAGTGTTCGAAAGAGAGATAGAGATTGAGAGACAAAGACTAAAATAAGTTTTAATATTGTATTTGGTGTAAAGTGGGAGACAGAGATTGAAataagaatgaaactctaatttaatttgtataaaggataaaattagacctaattaattaaaatgggagtattttaggtataaaatattattaaagtttcagttgTCGTCCCTAAAGATTTTAGTCCCatatgttcttattttttgaaggtactgaaattttaaaaacagaaactaaaattttagtatcaGTCTCTAAACTAACAAATATAATATTGAATTTTAATCTCTCAATTTCTATTCcaatacctcaaaacaaacacTACTTAAGTATTATTGGTTTACTCTTTTTTCAAACCTATCTAATAAGAAGCTAAGATATATAAAGTAGAAATCAACTATAAACGACCGAGGTTGAATAAACCGCttaattaaagttttttttaaaaaaaataaataataaatatttatattaaaaataatttataaataagttattttgtatttaattttttaatgttaattttttttaattttttataaatatttaaataatattttaaaatttataatttaattttaaaaattatactaaatattaatgttataattttttataaattaaaaataaaaaaaaaagtcaattgtaAACCTATTCAAACTTATTTATATAtcaaatgagaagaaaaagaaactaacCATAAGGAACCGGAAACCGTTTCAAGAGGTAGTACTGTACGACAGACATAGAAGAGGAAAAGGTCATGGCAAATGTGGCAGTGGCACTTGAAACCTGAGGTGGGACCCCCAACTCAAGAAAGAGTGGTCCCATTATGAATCCTCCACCAAGACCCAGCAAGCCACCAACCACTCCAGCAACCACTCCAAAGAAACAATATGTGATTAGTTGAAACACAGTGAAATTTGTTCCTCTTTCTCCTATGGATGAAAGTGTTCTCCTTCCCTTATACAATGAAACCGCCTCATATACACACACCCCTAATGCAACTGGAATCtacattaataaaattaaatacagACAATTAGTTTTTACAGTAATATTATAgaaatgataatttaaaatgatcttatttaatttaatatcttttatatatgtacatttataattatacattttatatttaatattactcaattatttcatgataataaaaaatattttgagctaatttttttgtgtttttttaaatattttaataatgtttaattagttaatattaacaattttttgttattataaaattatttttttaaaagtttagaATTTAGGACTAAGAtttataattcaaaatttatgatttaaaatttagaataaaaaaataattttaaaaaattaatattaactaaaaaaagTACTTCTTAATAAAACTCTATTATTAAACTAACATGTATGGCTTTTAACTTCTAAGAAGAGCTACTAATTAAGCTTTAAGTAGTGTTTATTTTGAGGTATTGAGACAGAGATTGAGAAACtgatatttaatataatatttgttGGTTCAGGGACTGGTATTAAAATTTCTATCtttgtctctaaaatttcaATACCTCCAAAAAATAGGGACAAAtgagactaaaatttttagagatgaaaACTGAaacatcaataatattttatacctaaaataccctcattttaattaattaattttaattttattctttgtacaaattaaattagaattttatttttattttaatttctgtcTCACACTTTATAccaaataaaatattgagatttaTTTCAATATCTGTCTCTTAGTCTCTCTCAATTTCAGTCTTTCCGTCTCTCTCTACAGCTAAGTGTCTTGTACTGGATGAAATGGGTTTAATATTCATCTATGAGAATATTGAATATTAATTGATGAACCTTTACATACCAATTACTTCCtaattaagaattaaaaaaGCTCAATCCACAAATTAAATATTCCTTTACTATAGCAATGAGacaatgcatgaatatgtaatTTACCTGTAACCCTTCCAATACCCAATATGATGTTGAACAAGTGGTTGTATAGTAGTTCTGTTGCCAAGAGTAGGAGATTGTGCAATCATGTTAGTTATGGATTCTATTGAAGATATGAGACTACATATATATAGGAAAGAAAATTAGCATACATGCCTTGGTAATTTGTATTGCAAGGAATAAAATCCAAACTAGAACAAGAAGTCCAAATTCATTCCAACATACGTTTTCAATAAGAGTCACCTGCACAATGGGTAAATCAAAATCAGTTAGATATATataattcttatatatataataagatacTTTGACGGTTGCTATAGTTATATAAGTGTTGTTAAAACTAAAGAcatattttgttatattttgataatttttcattttttaaatttaaaaatattattaaataataaaaaatattgctTTAATTTTTAGCAACACATCTTAAAGTGCCGTAATCatagccatatatatatatgagataAGTTTTTGGTTACTATATGTATATATGATTAttgttatatgtatatatgaatttaattattttaatgtaGTATTAGTATAAAGTAATTATtgttatacatatatataaatttaattttaatacattatcagtataaaatattGTTATacgtatatatgtatataagaATATTTCATGGAAGTATTTAATCAGGGTATGCTGACCTCATGCTTCTCGATGTGTTTAATGGCATCAGGGCCAGTAGGAATTGGTCTGTATTCTACTTCAGACGCAGCGCCTATAtcaaaattaaaggaaaaataaataagtaaataaataaataaataaaaagggtATATATTCCGAAAGCTAATTaaggagaaagaaaataaattattcagACCTAAATACCTAATCATAAAGTGAATGAATAGATTCTCAACTTACCGTTTGACTCTAGTCTCCTTATAGCTTCCTGGAATCAAACATAAAGCAAATTAAATAAGACTATCTATAGAAAAAATAgcataaatttattttatttaggttaatatttataatgatatatttattatatttaaaattatcaatttatttcagtaataatataattaaggaataaaaacaaaaaaatgaatacattaaaaaacctaaaaaaataataaattatgactCCATATGGTTCTCAAAATAGACTTCCAAACATTTTTGTTGAATAATAATATACTTCTTTAATTATATCTTGAACAAAACCTCACCTATAATTAAATACATTAGCTTGAAAATAATCTAGTTCTTGAattcattttaaattaaaatttcaatgataataacaacataatatttaatatttggaTAGACTATAGAGATCTCTTTGAATTTTTTCTTATTACTATTCTTGGTATCCATTAATTTATCATATTTATACTGATTATCCCTCAATAATATTTGGTAAGTacataaagaaataaaaaagtgaACGATTTGTGTGTATAGTGTTATTGAAGAATAATGAGAcctttttcattattgtttCCTTTTTCCATGTTTCAACACCCTTAAGGAATGCTTTTGTTGATGTTCCTGCAAACTAGCAAGATCAATCAAAGGAATCGGAACAGAAACATAATGACTAACTAAATTCGTAAGGTAGAAACTTAGGTGTAGtcgacttcatgtgaagttgataactaatagccgttagataatttgactgatttcactaaatttttatctaacgattctcaactatcaacttcatgtgaagtCGACTCCACTGAGTTTTCACCaattcataattaaaagaataattgATTTTGGCAATTATAACATGATAATTACACACTACACTCTAAGTGGAAAAAATGTGTATTTTTATAGGAGATTTACTGTGTAGTTATCATGTAtaattgttaaaaataaatgataaaaaactataagaatttattatttttgataattaattaatcattaatatttaaaaatatagaataaaatatacgATTGAATTACTAAACTAATCTAAATAATGAcaacaaataataaattataatatccCTACATTTCTCTCATTGTTAAAAATTAGGACTGCACATGACaaaactaaaaaccaattagtctgttaaaaatttttaactaaattttaaataactgggtctttaaaatagtttataaatTATAACTAGTTTAAAAAGTAGTTAATCAAATAAGTAAAAAGTTAAAAACCAATTTGTAAATCGGTTAGTCAAATCATAACCGGTTTAatagttttgaattttaaagttaatttttctaatataaatgTGTTATAGATTTAAACTTACTTTATAttaggcaaaaaaaaaaaacggctaaattaatttttgaaagtgTTAAAACCGGTTtctaaatgaaaaaaaagaagtctttatgaaaaaaatcgggttttaaattaaaaaaatttgactattttttaattggtttttgtttttaaaattgatttttttttcttttttataactggttaatatatttagtttattaatctaaactaatttttaaatcaacTGAAATCaagtttgattttttatttaacctTAACGGTGTAACCACTATAACAAACTAATTATAtttatctaatatttttaatatttagaaaTAAACAAGCAAATCATTACCtaagaaaagaacaagaagcaAAATGGTGACTATCCATTCAGGAAATATAACATTAAAAATCACTCCAATGCTTATGCCAAGCATGAgcattggttgaatgagcagtGCCAAATCATAGTCAATCATAGGAGCATTCATTGTAGGATGCCTCAGTTTAAGGTTATAGTGAACACTTGACAATGCTGCACCCATTATCATACCTAAAACAAACAACAACTAACATATATGAGGTAGTAATATTTGTGAACCTAGCTATATACACAGGTGTCTTTTTATATCATTTGTTAAAGTGACATATTTAAGAAAgattagaagaaaaaaatctaCGCATAATTTACAcacttattttaattaaaataaataatttaaaaaattaattaaaaggtCTAGCTATTttcacattttaaaaaaataaaaatataattttgcttattttttaaaatctaaaaacTACATACATAACCTAAAATATTTCAACTTGTAGAACATGTAATTAACCCTAAATATAATAATGAAGATgcactattattattatttgtggcTCTTACATTTTGAGATAGCTGTGGATGATTTCTGATCAAACCCAATAATGAGAGTAAGCATAGGAACGTatataccaccaccaccaacacctCCTACACTTCCAAATGCTGCTCCACAGAAACCTATTATTGTGCCCACAACTATTTGCCACCCAAGTTTCATATCCTGCTTATTAATAATAGTTCATAATTAATGATAACACTAATATATAAACAGCAAAAGTATAGGTagtcaataaaaatattaaataatgtgaataatagaTATATCAGATGTTCAATTTACTATGTGTGTGGATAGTTATTTTGATAgtaaaatttagataaataatttagaatGTAGTGTGTTTTACGTGAATTTGGTCAATTTTAAAGTCCGTTATTCATgttattcaaaaaaatcattGCTTATTTAGCATAACCCATATAAATAACATCCAAATCCTTAACCTAGGCAGAGTGtctaattaatataataaaaattagatttatGTATTTCATTGCATTATTGAAGAGCTTGCTTACCGGCCAGACATGTTGATAACCTGATTCTCCCGGTTGCCATAAGAACTCTACAATATTGGTAACTAAATTCTGTTCATAACCATAATCCTTTGTATCATTGAATCTTGACCCTTCCAGCTTCATGAAAATTCTATCTCCCGAAACTAACATGAAAACCGATGAAAAGTATaacattatcatcatcatcgtcCGAATTGAACccattgtttttctttttcttctaagtaACTCTCACttcttctattattattattattatttttattttttctgaaAAATGTTCTCCAAAATTACATattatctttctttctttctttttttggtaGTGAAAGGATGAAACTAAAACATTGTACTGTTGAGAAGAATGATAAAAACGGAAAATAATAAGCGAgggaaaaaaaatgaagaaataaaCTGTTATTTGGAaattaaaggatgaaaaagaaggaaagagaGAAGATTAACGATCACAAATTTTTTTGCAGAGAGTGGTGAAGGTTGTTAAATGGCGAAAAGAACGCTCTCCCTCTTTTTCGCTTAGCTTTCAAAATTCAACCAGCAACTattacaaatattaaaaaaaaattaactagaGTAATATTATTTACGTTTTTTGTGCAAAATTATACTGTATTAGTAATTAGATATTGTTGGGTTATTTCATTGATTCTTGGTTAGGATCTTGATGGCAATGCCTAGAGGCCAGCCCAAATTTAGGTTTCAAAAACATTGTACACAAATACTCTTTCTAAGAACTTTCAACcatataaatatacatttatgaccaaaaaaaaaaaaagcatataTAATGTACattgaattttttataaaattaaatgttacataatctcttttttattttattttttgcctTGTATTTGGTTTACATGACtcaaattttcatttttttcccgTTAAAAACGCTAATTTCATTCTCCTAGCATCTGCCTTTCACTGGAGTGAAGAAAACCCAGAAAATGTCATATACAAATAGTCCAGTCTGCACAACACACAAATAGAAATGATACACACATCAACTAACAGGAAACACTAAAAAAAAAGTGTAGTAGAAACTTTGTTTAAATAAAGaattatcttaatttaaatttaaataaaatataatataaaatataaattcaaattttaagttttagttCAAACTACTGAGTCATTAAAACAGACATGACTTCCTCTAGAGTTGCAAACCTGTCAAAAGTCAAAATCAAAACTGAACATCCAGTTAAACTTGAATGAAAACTAACTTggaaacaacaaaaagacaagAGAACCAAAAAagggaaataaaagaaaatccgtttcttttttttacgtagaaaaaaaaatcagttaAGTGATAGAAAAATGCTTGGGTTGAAAAATCAGATAAAAGCTTACGgaagaaaaattttcaaatcaaaattaaaatcatatctaacattcaattaaaagttaaaactgTGTGTATCCTCTATCCACTTAAACTTGAACGAAAACAAATTTGGAAACAACATAAACGAAGTCATAATTATTTTGAAACAGTATCTTTTCATATCATATCATCTCTTAAATTAAACTTACACAAATTAAAATGAATCAAAATCTTTcgtaattgatttttaaaaacaGAAAGTATTTAATTCTATCATAGTTAAACTCTAAATAAAGCACACCCTATAAATTCTGATTTATGAGTCTCACATTCGTGTGAAAAAAAGTCTAACCTGTTTTTGGAAAGTGTTTCTAGTGTCATCATGGTTGCCAAGATGAGAAGCAAGAAAACTTTGAAGGAGTTGTTGAAGCTGGATTTGAAAACAATAGAAGC includes:
- the LOC130932626 gene encoding sulfite exporter TauE/SafE family protein 3-like, which translates into the protein MKLEGSRFNDTKDYGYEQNLVTNIVEFLWQPGESGYQHVWPDMKLGWQIVVGTIIGFCGAAFGSVGGVGGGGIYVPMLTLIIGFDQKSSTAISKCMIMGAALSSVHYNLKLRHPTMNAPMIDYDLALLIQPMLMLGISIGVIFNVIFPEWIVTILLLVLFLGTSTKAFLKGVETWKKETIMKKEAIRRLESNGAASEVEYRPIPTGPDAIKHIEKHEVTLIENVCWNEFGLLVLVWILFLAIQITKNYYTTTCSTSYWVLEGLQIPVALGVCVYEAVSLYKGRRTLSSIGERGTNFTVFQLITYCFFGVVAGVVGGLLGLGGGFIMGPLFLELGVPPQVSSATATFAMTFSSSMSVVQYYLLKRFPVPYALYFTLVATIAAVVGQHIVRRLIDIFGRASLIIFILASTIFISAVTLGGVGILTMIEKFKSHEYMGFDNLCKYGI